In one Leptospira mayottensis 200901116 genomic region, the following are encoded:
- a CDS encoding NACHT domain-containing protein: MQSIIDLNRQFKIISRDQKNIDDQFDYFDFTSSFILWSDVLQKRRVIVLAEAGTGKTAEFKNVAKKLSIEGKFSFFLRIEDLSKNFESSFEIGSLRQFEEWLLSKEDAWIFLDSIDEARLESPRNFESSIRNFANRISIGLNRSYIYISGRVSEWRGDSDYNLIIENLPSGKNELLESKNLSNTEGLSKEKNNEDLEILTLQSLDWDRINQFIEKSNVGNGTELFNAIQENRLFIFASRILDLSLLIIFWEKYNRVGNYSELINFYLELSLLNEQDPTRDSFLPLTPEQAQKGAEIVAASLILTNNFRIQIPDSKIQTNGINLRMLLFNWEENHRRALLNRPIFDDATYGTVRIHHRIFREYLAAKWFLRILKNGKLEQEIINAFFKEKYGIMVLNPKLKSVIPWIASENEKILKLVLQVSPEIMINEGDSSILTMELRQTVIERVCSNLSKIEYSTPSFDIHTLQNFSHSNLGAKIVELYEIHNNNIEIKNLLLRLVWQGRLSDCLILEKNVAIDISQNDYTRVISIRALAEIGSENDIREIVSYFTNQEEENNAEVIGSLIGEFGSKYISIPDLILLIKKFPKPSNKEFLNLSHRIKDFIAKCNASEVPSFILFISRLLKLELIQDKYNRKETTDYYWLLDIGKLSCLRLIKIKDMNLISEPVIGFLSLVANFHPSHYYSMFHLESLYEINSIWSELNLKLFLYDIEKSKELLKNSNPQQLNYWTQVILGRKYWKFGIDDFDFLFHQLIYQKNLEYKLVIFSLLIHLADSSGKPDALIFKLKNVTNNIYELEVMLSGFLNPIINEETRLSIQEIQRINHEIEQERIEQEINETKYKQKILEQVDVLRTINYESNNAFWKVVYYFFKKLRAYDSIGRREDISSIEKLKLEFGESVTQLYIDSAINYWRNGKLYLNFEKNTRYTLDIEFGFSGIEYEVNKNPDFPNYLSLEEATVAFRFAFKKMEYFPDWCAKIFIRFKNEIQNLILMELNWALSNETDYALNIVYKIADLCKEDERIRDDLSRPLFELFIKGSPNSIQIEKEFMKIFLSSQLINNVELFNISKGKLNQNQELNMLEEAYWLAIMFATDGIKSFEVLENKLNGLNILSMSQATEYSMRFIEYLIGNSGVGHNIMRREFRTVEGLNRLYLLLREYIKPEEDMDRSKDGIYTPTLRDDAQNARGRLIEYLEEIPGKETFIALKNLAEKETNFELKAYLYKSSSKRATLDADFHHWSLEEIRELGNYENFCPKNHFELFERIVSIIEEIKLEIEDGDFSDAELLLQAENERTIRQYISRRLNERSNQFFKITQEDELPDSKRPDIRIHGIGIVGPVPIELKIANSWSGPNLIERLENQLCGDYLRDQNSNCGIYLLTNTIKSKSEEKKWKYQDQTISFQKLIFNLQDHADKYIQHKNNIEKIKVIGIDFTIRKK; this comes from the coding sequence TTGCAGAGTATAATAGATTTAAATAGACAATTTAAGATTATTTCCAGGGATCAAAAAAACATCGATGATCAATTCGATTATTTTGATTTCACATCTTCTTTCATATTATGGTCAGATGTTCTGCAAAAGAGAAGAGTTATTGTTCTCGCCGAAGCTGGAACAGGGAAAACTGCAGAATTCAAAAACGTTGCAAAAAAATTAAGCATCGAAGGAAAATTTTCCTTTTTTCTAAGAATAGAGGATCTTTCAAAGAATTTTGAAAGTTCTTTTGAAATAGGTAGTCTTAGGCAATTTGAAGAATGGCTGTTATCAAAAGAAGATGCGTGGATTTTTTTAGATTCAATTGACGAAGCTCGATTGGAAAGCCCGAGAAACTTCGAATCCTCAATTCGAAATTTTGCTAACAGAATCTCTATAGGACTTAATCGTTCATACATATATATTTCAGGGAGAGTTAGCGAGTGGCGAGGAGACTCTGATTACAATTTAATAATTGAGAATCTTCCGAGTGGAAAAAATGAACTACTTGAAAGCAAAAACTTATCAAATACTGAAGGTCTTTCAAAAGAAAAAAATAATGAAGATTTAGAAATCCTTACTTTGCAATCATTAGATTGGGACAGGATCAATCAATTTATCGAAAAGAGCAATGTAGGGAACGGAACCGAGTTGTTCAATGCAATACAAGAAAATAGACTTTTTATATTTGCTTCAAGAATTTTAGATTTGAGCTTATTGATTATATTTTGGGAAAAATATAATCGCGTTGGAAACTATTCAGAACTTATCAATTTTTATTTAGAATTAAGTTTATTAAATGAACAAGACCCCACTAGGGATTCTTTCCTTCCTTTAACGCCTGAACAAGCTCAAAAGGGAGCAGAAATTGTTGCAGCTTCTTTAATTCTAACGAATAATTTTCGAATTCAAATTCCAGATTCAAAAATTCAAACGAATGGTATAAATTTAAGAATGCTATTATTTAATTGGGAGGAAAACCATAGACGCGCATTACTGAATCGACCAATATTCGATGACGCGACATACGGAACAGTCAGAATTCATCACCGAATATTTAGAGAGTATTTAGCGGCCAAGTGGTTTCTGAGGATTCTTAAAAACGGAAAACTTGAGCAGGAAATTATAAATGCATTTTTTAAAGAAAAATACGGTATTATGGTACTTAATCCTAAACTGAAATCGGTTATACCGTGGATTGCATCGGAAAATGAGAAAATTCTAAAATTAGTTCTTCAGGTATCACCTGAGATTATGATAAATGAAGGTGATTCAAGCATTTTAACAATGGAGCTACGACAAACTGTAATTGAACGTGTATGCTCGAATTTATCGAAAATTGAATATTCTACTCCTTCATTTGATATCCACACTTTGCAAAACTTTTCTCATTCGAATTTAGGAGCTAAAATTGTAGAATTATATGAAATACATAACAATAATATTGAAATTAAAAATTTATTATTAAGATTAGTATGGCAAGGACGTCTTTCAGATTGTTTAATATTAGAAAAAAATGTTGCAATTGATATTTCTCAAAATGATTATACACGAGTTATAAGTATTCGGGCTCTCGCTGAAATAGGAAGTGAAAACGATATTCGAGAAATTGTCAGTTATTTTACGAATCAAGAAGAAGAAAATAATGCGGAAGTAATTGGTTCTTTAATTGGTGAATTTGGATCGAAATATATTAGTATTCCTGATTTAATTCTGTTAATCAAAAAGTTCCCTAAGCCATCTAATAAAGAATTTCTTAATTTAAGTCATCGTATTAAGGATTTCATTGCAAAGTGCAATGCCAGTGAGGTTCCAAGTTTCATTTTATTTATTTCGAGACTATTAAAATTAGAATTAATTCAAGATAAATACAATAGAAAGGAAACTACAGATTATTATTGGTTATTAGATATTGGAAAATTAAGTTGCCTACGACTAATAAAAATTAAGGATATGAATTTAATTTCAGAACCTGTAATTGGATTCTTATCTTTAGTTGCAAACTTTCATCCTTCGCACTATTATTCTATGTTTCATTTAGAAAGTCTCTATGAGATAAATTCAATTTGGTCTGAACTAAATTTGAAATTATTTTTGTATGATATAGAAAAATCTAAAGAGCTATTAAAAAACTCTAATCCGCAACAATTGAATTATTGGACACAAGTAATATTAGGTAGAAAATATTGGAAATTTGGTATTGATGATTTTGATTTTCTCTTTCATCAATTAATATATCAAAAGAATCTTGAATACAAATTGGTCATATTTTCTTTACTGATTCATTTAGCCGATTCGAGCGGGAAACCCGATGCTTTGATTTTTAAATTGAAAAATGTCACAAACAATATTTATGAATTGGAGGTGATGTTAAGTGGATTTTTAAACCCAATCATAAATGAAGAAACAAGACTTTCAATTCAAGAAATTCAGAGAATTAATCATGAAATCGAGCAGGAACGAATTGAGCAAGAAATTAATGAAACAAAATATAAGCAAAAAATATTAGAGCAAGTAGATGTGCTAAGAACAATCAATTATGAATCTAATAATGCATTTTGGAAAGTTGTATATTATTTTTTTAAAAAATTGAGAGCTTATGATTCGATTGGTCGTCGTGAAGATATCAGCTCAATTGAAAAACTGAAATTAGAATTTGGAGAAAGCGTTACTCAATTATATATCGATTCAGCCATTAATTATTGGAGAAACGGAAAACTTTATCTTAATTTTGAAAAAAATACAAGATATACTTTAGATATTGAATTTGGATTCAGTGGGATCGAATATGAGGTAAATAAAAATCCCGATTTTCCAAATTATTTAAGCTTAGAAGAGGCCACAGTGGCATTTCGATTTGCCTTTAAAAAAATGGAATATTTTCCAGATTGGTGTGCAAAAATATTTATAAGATTTAAAAATGAAATTCAAAATTTGATTTTGATGGAGCTAAATTGGGCTCTTTCAAATGAAACTGATTATGCTTTAAATATTGTATATAAAATAGCAGATTTATGTAAGGAAGATGAACGGATAAGAGATGATTTATCTCGACCATTATTTGAACTTTTTATAAAAGGATCACCGAACTCTATTCAAATTGAGAAAGAATTTATGAAAATATTTCTATCTTCACAATTAATAAATAACGTTGAATTATTTAATATATCAAAAGGGAAATTAAATCAGAATCAAGAATTGAATATGTTAGAAGAAGCTTATTGGCTTGCAATAATGTTTGCAACCGACGGTATCAAATCATTTGAAGTTCTAGAAAATAAGCTTAACGGATTGAATATATTAAGTATGTCACAAGCTACTGAATATTCTATGAGATTTATAGAATATTTAATCGGAAATTCAGGCGTTGGGCATAATATTATGAGACGCGAATTTCGAACGGTCGAAGGATTGAATCGACTGTATTTACTTCTAAGAGAATATATAAAACCGGAAGAGGATATGGATAGAAGTAAAGATGGTATTTATACGCCAACATTAAGAGATGATGCTCAGAATGCGAGAGGAAGACTTATCGAGTATTTAGAAGAAATTCCCGGAAAAGAAACATTTATTGCCTTAAAGAACCTCGCCGAAAAAGAAACTAATTTTGAATTAAAGGCATATTTATATAAATCATCATCAAAAAGAGCTACATTGGATGCTGATTTTCATCACTGGAGTTTAGAGGAAATCAGGGAATTGGGAAATTACGAAAATTTCTGTCCGAAAAATCATTTTGAACTTTTTGAACGGATCGTTTCAATAATCGAAGAGATAAAGTTGGAAATTGAAGATGGTGATTTTAGTGATGCCGAATTGCTTTTGCAGGCTGAAAATGAAAGAACAATTCGTCAATATATTTCAAGAAGATTAAATGAACGATCAAACCAATTTTTCAAAATTACTCAAGAAGATGAATTGCCAGATTCAAAACGTCCCGATATTCGGATACATGGAATAGGAATAGTCGGGCCCGTTCCAATAGAATTAAAAATTGCTAATTCGTGGTCAGGTCCAAATTTAATTGAACGTTTAGAAAATCAACTTTGTGGTGATTATCTTCGAGATCAAAATTCAAATTGCGGAATTTATCTTTTGACCAATACAATTAAAAGTAAATCGGAGGAAAAAAAATGGAAATATCAAGACCAAACTATAAGCTTTCAGAAATTAATTTTTAATCTTCAAGACCATGCTGATAAATATATTCAACATAAAAACAATATAGAAAAAATTAAAGTAATTGGAATTGATTTCACTATCCGAAAGAAATAA
- a CDS encoding DUF5677 domain-containing protein produces MYSEESLKIAFADLEKLSSIIPKNTSDYRIIENFKKAGYREEYDFYYRLLSSFTHNNLIGLVDRHVIYEDDQLTIFKPLRFDLANMMVDSLCGLFIYSFVEGFKALDLAIPNDLKEAAESLVKHRMTSGEEKI; encoded by the coding sequence ATGTATTCTGAAGAATCTTTAAAAATTGCATTTGCAGATTTAGAGAAACTTTCTTCTATCATTCCGAAGAATACTTCAGATTACAGAATCATTGAGAACTTTAAAAAAGCAGGTTATCGTGAAGAATATGATTTTTACTATCGTCTTCTTAGTTCTTTTACTCATAATAATTTAATTGGTCTTGTGGATCGCCACGTAATTTATGAAGATGATCAATTAACAATATTTAAACCTTTGCGATTTGACTTAGCAAATATGATGGTCGATTCTCTTTGTGGTTTGTTCATTTATTCGTTTGTCGAAGGATTTAAGGCCTTGGATTTAGCGATTCCAAACGATTTAAAAGAAGCAGCAGAAAGTTTGGTAAAGCATAGGATGACCAGCGGAGAAGAAAAAATCTGA
- a CDS encoding TIR domain-containing protein encodes MYPSKIASLFICYSFDQIDWTRKIGTEINTIFDGKINAWWDERKSTGDYWDNVIKEKLSEADAFLLILSSGFFKSDYIQNTELPIIIRRHESEKIRIIPIIATKINFERFNELWLNEIDVFPHRGLRTISEILSDEIDNWIKNLSIEPVWRRMEIEFRRISIRALGRPFQYDLRLPNGSGYIIERNEIEELENWNVKENDQKIAFLIGEAGSGKSSILYRYASRNVETGRILYVDAREHSNTKNYSDFIQVLEIFYEEENFFKQIEKLDFLTICIDSLDVVCWNPKTFNFFLQLIYRLYSFSNIRFVLACRIFDLKNNGDLLILKDQSKVFHLEKLPHEVTESILLKAGFSFPNKENEKNEILEFFSLPLYLKMLFMLNASEFSSLLNLSKETTLYERIWNDKVNGKNKHIDERSSPQERSIFCYRLSEQSLNQRQLDIPLSILKDSEGYTIDADEVLKSEGFIQGEFARGFFHQTVLDHVTVYRIRENGEDPYQFVKSYLNDFFSQPILRVYLSYLHLEIIPRIRKEYIQSIEKILIDKNILRIWKLNVIRFLAELSMPVQDEIDLLDRLLIPDSIFEIYFIQYFHPNWLPVLLNLKYTDRLLSSKGGMAHFRLLKALTKIAESNNELDYIVLLTKELFKHFQLNSARDIHLLLLWLKKEDQIKLFPQYVNYLSHSEAVKDEYVRILSKDHWELFQSVLTVFPDLVLNSILNAEFDFISHENKFEDLIQGILETNPSLIESILTHFVNLLVKEKKIYYNSISSEDDYITYSNSEDVIGDNNLELPYESDMVCVYYYDQKTFYPETTDQNQYWAKAIELSCILQAKKGSSEYPVLYRKLLNTPFETPVRIALLSALEYKNEKLYLNFYLNPNYFKLSSIGPILIQKLCYIRGRSSDTEWSSIENAIHLVGAYRSTQFSKDSASNFYLEVRTSLRDISVSRKMQRKFLWAEAIYKKRINNWNKENIDDPVIIPEVIELEAKPGGISDVVIAGAAFSKEDYLSKPLQERLQLLIDHGPGSKSDRSLGSWWVESGRVIEGLYLKDPFSLQEDLCRIAEQTELLPYRCFLIRAITTYIQKNFTTRSTHDENSKNRSVRASRAIEEMTKNVLLLTEKDRSDLGRDYSVPISDFLHFICVSYEILSPEIRKLIRDRFHNHLPNIVEIEEHLKSVKDEDRGWNALNTSVNTRMGKAIEAASIILYFEKEAPIELDLILRMSKSKEISNRVGVAARLLNLKNDYRQTAEQILQEWDKAKDLTSLQFGIGYFQYFHPSEIPKILDYLNRWIQYVVDEIQNEGDKKKLPHYSLSAVSVRLLLRLASSEENAREVLEFIFNNKISETYLLRIIAIHYILDHCIDPITEYYLQLLERMSIDPIPEVRVNIIRSIWQSKDHSQERERNKIHNYPELARKLFLNAVETGALKDGFLSHVISEHISQTWKESPEWAVKLMELIILENKVVYYEHDLSNFAQTIKAIYLFEKELQTRCSELLNHCIDKGWDGLDDLFGLGRG; translated from the coding sequence GTGTATCCTTCCAAAATTGCCTCGTTATTCATTTGCTACAGTTTTGATCAAATTGATTGGACCAGAAAAATTGGAACCGAAATTAATACAATTTTTGATGGCAAGATTAATGCGTGGTGGGATGAAAGAAAGTCGACAGGAGACTATTGGGATAATGTTATAAAGGAGAAATTGTCTGAGGCTGATGCCTTTTTATTAATTCTTTCTTCAGGTTTTTTCAAATCGGATTATATTCAAAATACAGAATTGCCTATTATAATTAGAAGGCATGAATCCGAAAAAATCAGAATCATTCCTATTATTGCAACAAAGATTAATTTTGAACGATTCAATGAATTATGGTTAAACGAGATTGATGTTTTCCCGCATCGTGGCTTGCGAACAATTAGCGAAATACTTTCCGATGAAATAGATAATTGGATTAAAAACCTCTCCATTGAACCAGTGTGGCGAAGAATGGAAATAGAATTTAGGCGAATTAGCATAAGAGCTCTTGGTCGTCCATTTCAGTATGATCTGAGGCTACCGAATGGTTCTGGTTATATTATAGAGCGAAATGAAATTGAAGAATTAGAAAACTGGAACGTAAAGGAAAATGATCAAAAAATTGCTTTCTTGATTGGTGAGGCTGGCTCAGGTAAAAGTTCAATTCTTTATCGATATGCTTCAAGAAATGTCGAAACTGGAAGAATTTTGTATGTAGATGCGAGAGAGCATAGTAATACTAAAAATTATTCTGATTTTATTCAGGTGCTTGAAATTTTTTATGAAGAAGAAAATTTTTTCAAACAAATTGAAAAACTAGATTTTTTAACTATTTGTATAGATTCCTTAGACGTGGTTTGTTGGAATCCTAAAACTTTTAATTTTTTCCTACAATTGATCTATCGCCTATATTCGTTTTCGAATATTCGATTCGTTCTTGCCTGTAGAATTTTTGATTTAAAAAATAACGGAGATCTTTTAATTCTCAAGGATCAGTCCAAAGTTTTTCATTTGGAGAAGCTACCTCATGAAGTAACGGAGAGTATTTTACTCAAAGCTGGTTTTTCATTTCCTAATAAAGAAAATGAAAAGAATGAAATTCTTGAATTTTTTAGTCTGCCTCTCTATCTAAAAATGCTGTTTATGCTTAATGCATCAGAATTCTCTTCTCTGCTGAATCTTTCCAAGGAGACGACCTTATACGAAAGGATTTGGAATGATAAGGTAAATGGAAAAAATAAACATATAGACGAACGCTCATCACCACAGGAGAGGTCTATTTTTTGCTATCGACTTTCAGAACAATCACTAAATCAAAGGCAATTAGATATTCCTTTGTCCATTCTAAAAGATAGTGAAGGTTATACTATAGACGCCGATGAAGTTTTAAAAAGCGAAGGCTTCATCCAAGGGGAATTCGCACGAGGCTTTTTTCATCAAACTGTACTCGATCATGTAACAGTATACAGAATTCGTGAGAATGGGGAAGATCCTTATCAATTTGTTAAGAGCTATTTGAATGACTTTTTTTCGCAACCAATCTTGCGAGTCTATCTATCTTATCTACATCTTGAAATCATCCCAAGAATTCGAAAGGAATACATTCAAAGTATTGAGAAAATACTTATAGATAAAAATATTTTAAGAATTTGGAAATTAAATGTGATTCGGTTTTTAGCTGAATTAAGCATGCCCGTTCAAGATGAAATTGATTTATTGGATAGATTACTCATACCAGATTCTATATTCGAAATTTATTTTATTCAATATTTTCATCCGAATTGGCTGCCGGTTCTTCTAAATCTCAAATATACAGATCGATTACTATCATCAAAAGGTGGTATGGCTCATTTTCGTTTGTTAAAGGCCTTAACTAAAATAGCCGAGTCAAATAATGAATTGGACTATATTGTTTTATTAACAAAAGAATTATTTAAACATTTTCAGCTGAATTCGGCTCGTGATATTCACCTGCTTCTTCTATGGTTAAAAAAAGAAGATCAAATTAAGCTTTTTCCTCAATACGTAAATTATCTATCACATTCTGAAGCTGTTAAAGATGAATACGTTCGAATTTTAAGTAAAGATCACTGGGAACTTTTTCAGTCAGTTTTAACGGTATTTCCGGATTTAGTATTAAATTCAATTCTCAATGCGGAATTCGATTTTATTTCACATGAGAATAAGTTCGAAGACTTAATTCAAGGAATACTTGAAACTAATCCGAGCCTGATAGAGTCAATTTTAACTCATTTCGTAAATCTCCTCGTAAAAGAAAAGAAGATTTATTATAATTCTATAAGTTCTGAAGATGATTATATCACATATTCAAATTCTGAAGATGTGATAGGTGATAATAACTTGGAACTTCCCTACGAATCGGATATGGTTTGTGTTTACTATTATGATCAAAAGACCTTTTATCCCGAAACTACTGATCAAAATCAATATTGGGCAAAAGCAATTGAGTTATCTTGCATTTTGCAGGCAAAAAAAGGATCATCAGAATATCCTGTATTATATCGAAAATTATTAAACACCCCTTTTGAAACTCCTGTAAGGATTGCATTACTTTCCGCACTAGAATATAAAAATGAAAAGTTATATTTAAATTTTTATTTAAATCCAAATTACTTTAAACTTTCAAGTATAGGGCCAATACTTATTCAAAAATTATGCTATATTCGTGGTCGTTCATCTGATACTGAATGGTCTTCTATTGAGAATGCAATTCATTTGGTAGGCGCTTATCGTTCAACTCAATTCAGTAAGGATTCGGCGTCAAATTTTTATCTTGAGGTCAGAACTAGCTTACGAGATATTTCAGTTTCTCGAAAGATGCAAAGAAAATTCTTATGGGCCGAAGCGATATATAAAAAACGAATTAATAATTGGAATAAAGAAAATATCGATGATCCAGTAATAATTCCTGAAGTCATTGAATTGGAAGCAAAACCAGGTGGGATAAGCGATGTTGTAATTGCAGGAGCCGCTTTCTCTAAAGAGGATTATTTAAGTAAACCGTTACAAGAACGTTTGCAATTATTGATTGATCACGGACCTGGAAGCAAGAGCGATCGTTCTTTAGGTTCTTGGTGGGTTGAGAGTGGTCGTGTTATAGAGGGGCTTTATCTTAAAGATCCATTTTCTTTGCAGGAAGATCTCTGTCGTATAGCTGAACAAACGGAACTTCTACCTTACAGATGTTTTTTAATTAGAGCAATTACTACTTACATTCAGAAAAATTTCACAACTCGTTCGACTCATGATGAAAATTCGAAAAATAGAAGTGTAAGAGCATCTCGGGCAATTGAGGAAATGACTAAGAACGTTCTTTTGTTAACTGAAAAAGATCGATCCGATTTAGGAAGGGACTATTCGGTACCAATTTCAGATTTTCTACACTTTATTTGTGTTTCTTATGAGATTCTTTCGCCGGAAATTCGGAAATTGATTCGAGATCGATTTCATAATCATCTTCCAAATATTGTGGAGATAGAAGAACATCTTAAATCTGTTAAAGATGAGGATAGAGGATGGAATGCTTTGAATACTAGCGTAAATACGCGAATGGGTAAGGCTATCGAAGCGGCATCGATTATTCTTTATTTTGAAAAAGAGGCTCCGATTGAATTAGACTTGATACTAAGAATGTCAAAATCGAAAGAAATCTCAAATAGGGTGGGAGTAGCAGCCCGATTATTAAATCTTAAAAATGATTATCGTCAAACTGCTGAGCAAATCCTTCAGGAGTGGGATAAAGCTAAAGATTTAACATCACTTCAATTCGGGATTGGGTATTTTCAATATTTTCATCCTTCGGAAATTCCTAAAATCTTAGATTATTTGAATCGTTGGATTCAGTACGTTGTAGATGAAATTCAAAATGAAGGTGATAAGAAAAAACTTCCACACTATTCACTTAGTGCTGTATCTGTTAGATTATTATTGCGTCTTGCATCATCAGAAGAAAATGCGAGAGAGGTTCTGGAATTTATTTTTAATAATAAAATTTCTGAAACATATTTATTACGAATTATTGCAATACATTATATTTTAGATCATTGTATTGATCCTATAACAGAATATTATTTACAGCTTTTGGAACGGATGTCAATAGATCCTATTCCTGAAGTCCGAGTAAATATAATTCGAAGCATTTGGCAGAGTAAAGATCATTCGCAGGAAAGAGAGCGAAATAAAATCCATAATTATCCGGAATTAGCTCGAAAGTTATTTTTGAACGCAGTTGAAACAGGTGCCCTAAAGGACGGTTTTTTATCACATGTAATCTCTGAACATATTTCGCAAACATGGAAAGAGTCTCCCGAGTGGGCAGTTAAGCTTATGGAATTGATTATCCTGGAAAATAAAGTTGTTTATTATGAACATGATCTTTCTAATTTCGCGCAAACTATAAAAGCAATTTATCTATTTGAAAAAGAGCTTCAAACTAGATGTTCCGAATTATTAAATCATTGTATAGATAAAGGGTGGGATGGATTGGATGATTTATTTGGATTAGGTAGAGGCTGA